Proteins from one Geomonas agri genomic window:
- the mraY gene encoding phospho-N-acetylmuramoyl-pentapeptide-transferase — MLYHLLYPLASDYKLFNVFKYLTFRTIYAMITALVLSFIVGPWVVRKLEGLQARQVIRTDGPESHLKKQGTPTMGGVLILVCIIVPTLLWADLKNVFIWLTLLIIAGYGVLGFVDDYKKVVEKNPKGLSPRQKMFWQVILAGGVGIFLYNLPGFSTELYFPFFKRLHPELGILFIPFVTLVIVGASNAVNLTDGLDGLAIGPVAINAATYMLFCYIAGNARLSGYLQIPYVPGGGELAVLCGAMVGAGLGFLWYNSYPAEVFMGDVGSLSLGGGLGTLAVLTKQEILLVIVGGVFVVEALSVIFQVGSYKYRGKRIFRMAPIHHHFELKGVAEPKIIVRFWIITIILALVAISTLKMR; from the coding sequence ATGCTGTACCATCTGCTATATCCGCTCGCCTCGGACTACAAGCTTTTCAACGTCTTCAAATACCTGACCTTCCGCACCATCTACGCCATGATCACGGCGCTGGTACTCTCCTTTATCGTGGGGCCCTGGGTGGTCAGGAAGCTGGAGGGGCTGCAGGCGCGCCAGGTAATCCGCACCGACGGTCCCGAGTCGCACCTGAAGAAGCAGGGGACCCCCACCATGGGCGGGGTGCTGATCCTGGTCTGTATCATCGTGCCTACCCTGTTGTGGGCCGACCTGAAAAACGTCTTCATCTGGCTCACCCTGCTCATCATCGCCGGTTACGGCGTGCTCGGCTTCGTGGACGACTACAAGAAGGTGGTCGAGAAGAACCCCAAGGGGCTCTCTCCGCGCCAGAAGATGTTCTGGCAGGTGATCCTGGCCGGCGGCGTCGGCATCTTCCTCTACAACCTCCCCGGCTTCTCCACCGAACTGTACTTCCCTTTCTTCAAGAGGCTGCACCCGGAACTGGGCATCCTCTTCATCCCGTTCGTGACCCTGGTCATCGTAGGTGCCAGCAACGCGGTCAACCTGACCGACGGCCTGGACGGCCTGGCCATCGGCCCGGTGGCCATCAACGCGGCCACGTACATGCTGTTCTGCTACATCGCCGGTAACGCACGGCTCTCCGGCTACCTGCAGATCCCCTACGTCCCGGGGGGCGGGGAACTGGCCGTCCTGTGCGGCGCAATGGTGGGCGCGGGTCTTGGTTTCCTCTGGTACAACAGTTACCCGGCCGAGGTCTTCATGGGCGACGTCGGCTCGCTGTCGCTGGGGGGCGGGCTGGGAACCCTGGCGGTGCTCACCAAGCAGGAGATCCTGCTGGTCATAGTCGGCGGCGTGTTCGTCGTCGAGGCGCTGTCGGTAATTTTCCAGGTGGGATCCTACAAGTATCGCGGCAAGCGGATCTTCCGCATGGCGCCCATCCATCATCATTTTGAATTGAAGGGGGTGGCCGAGCCGAAGATCATCGTCCGGTTCTGGATCATCACCATCATCCTGGCGCTGGTCGCCATCTCGACCCTGAAGATGCGCTAG
- the ftsW gene encoding putative lipid II flippase FtsW, translated as MIVLMMAVILTCFGVVMVYSASSVMAAKKFHDGFFFLKRQSLYALIGFIGMGLAMHIDYHVWKKWAVPLFLGTFFLLILVFVPGIGGTAKGASRWIRLPGFNFQPSELAKVALIMYMAYSLEKRQEKLKQFMSGFFPYMLILGVFIAILLAQHDMGAALTMLVVAIVMLFAAGTKVQYILGMGLVALPGICYLVFTKAYRMRRITAFLDPWQDPTDAGFQIIQSWLALGTGGFFGQGLGEGKQKLFYLPEAHTDFILSVLGEEMGFIGVIVIASMFLLLVQRSIRVAIAAEDSFGRFLAFGIATLLGLEAFINMSVVTGLLPTKGIALPFLSYGGSSLIISLCAVGVLLNVSTRMRGTP; from the coding sequence ATGATCGTGCTGATGATGGCGGTGATCCTCACCTGTTTCGGTGTGGTCATGGTCTACTCCGCGTCCTCCGTGATGGCCGCCAAGAAATTCCACGACGGTTTCTTCTTCCTGAAACGGCAGTCCCTGTACGCCCTGATCGGCTTCATCGGTATGGGGCTCGCCATGCACATCGACTACCACGTCTGGAAGAAGTGGGCCGTGCCGCTCTTTTTGGGCACCTTCTTCCTGCTCATTTTGGTGTTCGTACCGGGCATCGGCGGGACCGCCAAGGGCGCCTCGCGCTGGATCAGGCTCCCCGGCTTCAACTTCCAGCCCTCCGAACTCGCCAAGGTGGCGCTGATCATGTACATGGCCTACTCGCTGGAGAAGCGCCAGGAAAAGTTGAAACAGTTCATGTCCGGCTTCTTCCCGTACATGCTGATCCTCGGGGTCTTCATCGCCATCCTGCTGGCGCAGCACGACATGGGGGCGGCGCTCACCATGCTGGTGGTGGCCATCGTCATGCTCTTCGCGGCCGGCACCAAGGTGCAGTACATCCTGGGGATGGGGCTCGTGGCGCTGCCCGGCATCTGCTACCTGGTCTTCACCAAGGCCTACCGCATGCGGCGCATCACCGCTTTCCTTGATCCCTGGCAGGATCCCACTGACGCCGGGTTCCAGATCATCCAGTCCTGGCTGGCCCTTGGCACCGGGGGCTTCTTCGGGCAGGGGCTCGGCGAAGGAAAGCAGAAACTGTTCTACCTCCCGGAAGCGCATACCGACTTCATCCTTTCCGTGCTCGGCGAGGAGATGGGGTTCATCGGGGTGATCGTGATCGCCTCGATGTTCCTGTTGCTGGTGCAGAGAAGCATCCGGGTCGCCATCGCCGCCGAGGACAGCTTCGGACGTTTCCTTGCCTTCGGCATCGCCACGCTGCTCGGCCTGGAGGCCTTCATTAACATGTCCGTCGTCACGGGACTGCTCCCCACCAAGGGGATCGCGCTCCCGTTTCTTAGCTACGGTGGCAGTTCGTTGATCATTTCGCTGTGCGCGGTAGGCGTGCTTCTCAACGTCTCCACCAGGATGAGGGGGACGCCATGA
- a CDS encoding D-alanine--D-alanine ligase: MTAAELKTKKIAVLMGGLSAEREVSLNSGKAVLASLTRQGFNAVGIDVGRDLAQRLAEEKVELAFIALHGRFGEDGSVQGLLELMAIPYTGSGVLASALAIDKVAAKVMFAAAGLKLAPYQVLRRGENLKLANPLPVVVKPSKEGSSVGVSIVKEPGQMDKALAEAFRYDSEILVEAFISGKEVQVGILDGCAMGAIEIVPKNEFYDYEAKYTDGGAEHILPARLPENVYQAVLKEGEKAHAALGCDCYSRVDFLVNEAGECYLLEVNTLPGMTDLSLLPEIARGSDIDFDQLVVRILQAASLKI, encoded by the coding sequence ATGACCGCAGCGGAACTGAAAACCAAGAAGATCGCCGTGCTGATGGGGGGCCTTTCCGCCGAACGCGAGGTGTCCCTTAACTCCGGCAAGGCCGTACTCGCCTCGCTCACGCGCCAGGGCTTCAACGCCGTCGGCATCGATGTCGGGCGCGACCTGGCCCAGCGCCTCGCGGAAGAGAAGGTGGAGCTTGCCTTCATCGCCCTGCACGGCCGCTTCGGCGAAGACGGTTCGGTCCAGGGACTCCTGGAACTGATGGCGATTCCCTATACCGGTTCCGGCGTGCTCGCCTCGGCCCTCGCAATCGACAAGGTTGCCGCCAAGGTGATGTTTGCCGCCGCCGGGTTGAAGCTCGCCCCCTACCAGGTGCTGCGCCGTGGCGAGAACCTGAAACTCGCCAATCCGCTCCCGGTGGTGGTGAAGCCTTCCAAGGAAGGCTCCTCGGTCGGCGTCAGCATCGTGAAAGAGCCGGGACAGATGGACAAGGCACTGGCGGAAGCGTTCCGCTACGACTCCGAGATCCTGGTCGAAGCTTTCATCAGCGGCAAGGAAGTCCAGGTCGGCATCCTCGACGGCTGCGCCATGGGCGCCATCGAGATCGTCCCGAAGAACGAGTTCTACGACTACGAGGCCAAGTACACCGACGGCGGTGCGGAGCACATCCTCCCGGCCCGCCTGCCGGAGAACGTGTACCAGGCGGTCCTGAAGGAAGGCGAGAAGGCCCACGCCGCTCTCGGGTGCGACTGCTACAGCCGCGTCGACTTCCTGGTCAACGAAGCCGGTGAGTGCTACCTCCTCGAGGTGAACACCCTGCCGGGCATGACCGACCTGAGCCTGCTGCCGGAGATCGCACGCGGCTCGGATATCGATTTCGATCAATTGGTGGTGCGCATTCTCCAGGCGGCATCGCTCAAGATCTGA
- the murB gene encoding UDP-N-acetylmuramate dehydrogenase, producing the protein MTWSRADLEQVAQGTRGTVLWDEPMSRHTSLRVGGPVDLYLEPADLDDLERALGQIRSAGIPFLVIGGGYNLLVRDGGIRGCAVSVKGFNTMEPQPGARLEVGAGVTNQALTRYAAQQCLGGIEFLSAIPGSFGGALTMNAGAHGGESMQRVELLTTLRETGVLVRKRDELEYGYRFLKLEPGEIVLGARLRLEPVERRLIEESIQEYITKRGGQRVGFPNAGSFFKNPAGASAWKLIDAAGLRGWMIGGAQVSEVHTNFLVNKGGATAADFLALAELIKLRVKESAGVELEEEVRIVGEG; encoded by the coding sequence GTGACCTGGTCCCGGGCCGATCTGGAGCAGGTAGCGCAAGGGACGAGGGGGACCGTCCTGTGGGACGAGCCCATGTCCCGGCACACCTCGCTCAGGGTTGGCGGCCCGGTGGATCTCTACCTGGAGCCGGCGGACCTCGATGACCTGGAGCGGGCCCTGGGGCAGATCCGGTCGGCAGGGATACCCTTCCTGGTCATCGGAGGCGGCTACAACCTCCTGGTTCGCGACGGCGGCATCCGGGGGTGCGCGGTCTCGGTGAAAGGGTTCAACACCATGGAGCCGCAGCCGGGGGCGCGACTCGAAGTTGGCGCCGGGGTAACCAACCAAGCCCTCACCCGCTATGCCGCGCAACAGTGCCTGGGAGGGATCGAGTTTCTGAGCGCGATCCCCGGAAGCTTTGGCGGCGCGCTTACCATGAACGCCGGTGCCCACGGCGGTGAGAGCATGCAGCGGGTCGAGTTGCTGACCACGCTGCGGGAGACTGGGGTGCTGGTGCGGAAACGGGACGAACTGGAATACGGCTATCGGTTCCTGAAACTGGAGCCGGGCGAGATCGTGCTGGGGGCGCGGCTGAGACTGGAGCCTGTCGAGCGCCGCCTGATCGAGGAGAGCATCCAGGAGTACATCACCAAGCGCGGCGGCCAGCGAGTCGGTTTCCCCAACGCTGGTTCCTTCTTCAAGAACCCCGCCGGCGCGAGCGCCTGGAAGCTGATCGACGCAGCAGGGTTGCGCGGCTGGATGATCGGGGGAGCCCAGGTCTCCGAGGTGCACACCAACTTCCTGGTGAACAAGGGTGGCGCCACTGCCGCCGACTTCCTGGCTCTGGCGGAGTTGATCAAGCTCCGGGTGAAGGAGAGCGCAGGGGTCGAGCTGGAAGAAGAAGTAAGAATAGTCGGCGAGGGATAG
- a CDS encoding cell division protein FtsQ/DivIB: protein MRDLHAKKQRVPHNRVKKPPKERKPINWGPILKWLSRGIGVSAVCAIAGFGGWKGYHLVSRTTLLRLETIEVSPLKKVSREEIVTLAGVRPGDSMIGLDLKTIMARLSKDPWLEQVQVRRYFPHTLSITASERTPQAVANVGCLYYLDDKGVLFKSLSEGDRLDYPLITGITEEDLSQDPKGSQDALKSALQLIGTLKSGSVFSLADISEIHYSKGYGFTLFTMQGGVPVKLGNGDFSEKLARLSNIYRDLKPQMHALDYIDLDYIDKIIVKKV, encoded by the coding sequence ATGCGCGATCTACACGCCAAAAAACAGAGAGTGCCCCACAACAGGGTCAAGAAGCCGCCCAAGGAGCGTAAGCCCATCAACTGGGGCCCCATCCTCAAGTGGCTCTCCCGGGGGATCGGCGTCTCCGCCGTCTGCGCCATCGCCGGATTCGGTGGCTGGAAGGGGTACCACCTTGTCTCGCGCACCACGCTGCTCCGCCTGGAAACGATCGAGGTGTCGCCGCTCAAGAAGGTGTCCCGCGAGGAGATCGTCACGCTGGCCGGGGTCCGGCCCGGAGACTCCATGATCGGGCTCGACCTGAAGACCATCATGGCAAGGCTCTCCAAGGACCCGTGGCTGGAGCAGGTACAGGTGCGGCGCTACTTCCCGCACACGCTGTCCATCACCGCTTCGGAAAGGACCCCGCAGGCCGTGGCCAACGTCGGCTGCCTCTACTACCTGGATGATAAGGGCGTGCTGTTCAAGTCCCTCTCCGAGGGGGACCGGCTCGACTACCCGCTCATCACCGGCATAACCGAGGAGGACCTGTCCCAGGACCCGAAGGGGAGCCAGGATGCACTGAAGAGCGCGCTGCAACTGATCGGCACCCTGAAGTCCGGCAGTGTGTTCAGCCTGGCGGATATCTCGGAGATTCATTACAGCAAGGGGTACGGCTTCACCCTGTTCACCATGCAGGGGGGCGTTCCGGTGAAACTGGGCAATGGCGACTTCAGCGAGAAGCTCGCGCGCCTATCCAACATCTACCGCGATCTCAAACCGCAGATGCATGCATTGGATTACATAGACCTCGATTACATCGACAAAATCATAGTT
- the murG gene encoding undecaprenyldiphospho-muramoylpentapeptide beta-N-acetylglucosaminyltransferase gives MRLIIAGGGTGGHLFPGIAVAEEFLARGPENEVLFVGTERGIEARLLPKLGYKLELISASGMKGMGTVKKLLSAGRLLYGYSQSRKILKTFKPDLVLGVGGYASAPMLLAARGMGVRTFIHEQNAAPGLTNKVLSRVVDGIFISMEEAAGFFPGRITQMTGNPIRKEILWSFQEQHAKTTGDIFSLLVFGGSAGAQRINSAMLEALPHLEQVKPKLRITHQTGEKDVARVREGYQAQGVQAQVLSFIDNMSAAYGAADLVICRAGATTIAEVTACGKGCIFIPYPFAADDHQRKNAESLVNRDAGRMILEEDLTGMHLAAEILNLMNHPEQVAELEKNARSLAQLDAAQAIVAAMVMKQAD, from the coding sequence ATGAGGCTGATTATCGCGGGAGGCGGCACCGGGGGGCATCTCTTCCCGGGCATAGCGGTGGCCGAGGAATTCCTGGCCCGCGGCCCGGAGAACGAGGTTCTTTTCGTGGGGACCGAGCGCGGCATAGAGGCGCGCCTGCTCCCCAAGCTTGGCTACAAGCTGGAACTGATCTCCGCCAGCGGCATGAAGGGGATGGGTACCGTCAAGAAACTGCTGAGCGCCGGGCGGCTGCTCTACGGCTACTCGCAGTCGAGGAAGATCCTGAAGACCTTCAAGCCCGACCTGGTGCTCGGAGTCGGCGGCTACGCCTCGGCCCCGATGCTCCTCGCCGCGCGCGGCATGGGGGTCAGAACCTTCATCCACGAGCAGAACGCCGCCCCCGGTCTCACCAACAAGGTGCTGAGCCGGGTGGTCGACGGGATCTTCATCTCCATGGAGGAGGCGGCCGGCTTCTTCCCGGGCCGGATCACCCAGATGACCGGCAACCCGATTCGCAAGGAGATCCTCTGGAGCTTCCAGGAGCAGCACGCCAAGACCACGGGCGACATCTTCAGCCTCTTGGTCTTCGGCGGCAGTGCCGGTGCCCAGCGCATCAACAGCGCCATGCTCGAGGCGCTCCCGCACCTGGAGCAGGTGAAGCCGAAGCTGCGCATCACGCACCAGACCGGGGAAAAGGACGTGGCGCGGGTGCGCGAGGGATACCAGGCCCAGGGCGTCCAGGCGCAGGTGCTCTCCTTTATCGACAACATGTCCGCGGCCTACGGCGCCGCCGACCTGGTGATCTGCCGGGCCGGAGCGACCACCATCGCCGAGGTGACCGCCTGCGGCAAGGGTTGCATCTTCATCCCGTATCCGTTTGCGGCCGACGACCACCAGAGGAAGAACGCTGAGTCGCTGGTGAATCGCGATGCGGGGCGGATGATCCTGGAAGAGGACTTGACCGGGATGCACCTGGCCGCCGAGATCCTCAACCTGATGAATCACCCGGAGCAGGTGGCTGAACTGGAGAAAAACGCCAGGTCCCTGGCCCAGCTCGATGCCGCCCAGGCCATCGTCGCGGCCATGGTTATGAAGCAAGCAGATTGA
- the murD gene encoding UDP-N-acetylmuramoyl-L-alanine--D-glutamate ligase, protein MELKDKKILVVGLAKTGVAVTRFLAERGALVTVTDMRDDEALQDVLAELSGLDLCLELGRHVPYSFLMADLIVVSPGVPMDIKPLEMARAQKRRVVSEVELASWFIEAPMVAITGTNGKTTTTTLTGEIFKGCGFDTFVGGNIGNPLIELAMSGERVERVVVELSSFQLEGIESFRPHVAVLLNLTEDHLDRYHSFQEYIDAKLRIFENQGPDDFAVLNIDDPLVAACASKLKARLFPMSRFHELEEGISYRDGFITFAHDGKVLRFGTDGFRLKGVHNLDNIMASMASTLLMRCDGDCAYGTVKNFKGLPHRMEFVEEVNGVAYYEDSKGTNVGSVVKSLESFDSGITLIAGGKDKGGSYEPLAQLVSQRVSHLVLIGEARERMHQALGNLTDTHFADTLEGAVETARKLTQPGGVVLFSPACSSFDMFKNYEERAERFKAAVRVAKEAEGK, encoded by the coding sequence ATGGAATTAAAGGATAAGAAAATACTGGTAGTGGGCCTGGCGAAGACCGGCGTCGCCGTGACCCGCTTCCTGGCGGAGCGCGGGGCCCTGGTGACCGTGACCGACATGCGCGACGACGAGGCCCTGCAGGACGTCCTGGCGGAACTCTCCGGCCTTGACCTGTGCCTGGAACTCGGGCGCCACGTCCCCTACAGCTTCCTGATGGCTGACCTGATCGTGGTCTCCCCCGGCGTCCCCATGGACATCAAGCCGCTGGAGATGGCCCGCGCCCAGAAACGCCGCGTGGTAAGCGAGGTGGAACTCGCCTCCTGGTTCATCGAGGCACCTATGGTCGCCATCACCGGTACCAACGGTAAGACCACCACGACCACCCTCACCGGCGAGATCTTCAAGGGATGCGGCTTCGACACCTTCGTCGGCGGCAACATCGGCAACCCACTCATCGAGCTCGCCATGAGTGGTGAGCGGGTCGAGCGCGTCGTGGTCGAGCTTTCCTCCTTCCAACTCGAGGGGATCGAGAGTTTCCGCCCGCACGTCGCGGTGCTTTTGAACCTGACCGAGGACCACCTGGACCGCTACCACAGCTTCCAGGAGTACATCGACGCCAAGCTGCGCATCTTCGAAAACCAGGGGCCGGACGACTTCGCCGTGCTGAACATCGACGACCCGCTGGTCGCCGCCTGCGCCTCGAAGCTCAAGGCGCGGCTCTTCCCCATGAGCCGCTTCCACGAGCTCGAGGAAGGGATCAGCTACCGCGACGGCTTCATCACCTTCGCCCACGACGGCAAGGTGCTCCGCTTCGGCACCGACGGCTTCAGGCTCAAAGGCGTGCACAACTTGGACAACATCATGGCCAGCATGGCGTCCACCCTGCTCATGCGTTGCGACGGCGACTGCGCCTACGGGACCGTGAAGAATTTCAAAGGGCTGCCGCATCGCATGGAGTTCGTCGAGGAAGTGAACGGCGTCGCCTACTACGAGGACAGCAAGGGGACCAACGTCGGCAGCGTGGTCAAGTCCCTGGAGAGCTTCGATTCCGGCATCACCCTGATCGCCGGCGGCAAGGACAAGGGCGGCTCTTATGAACCGCTGGCCCAGCTGGTATCGCAGCGGGTCAGCCACCTGGTCCTCATCGGCGAGGCGCGCGAGCGCATGCACCAGGCGCTGGGCAATCTCACCGACACCCATTTCGCGGACACCCTGGAAGGGGCGGTTGAGACCGCCCGTAAGCTCACCCAGCCCGGCGGCGTGGTCCTCTTCTCGCCGGCCTGTTCCAGCTTCGACATGTTCAAGAACTACGAGGAGCGCGCCGAGCGCTTCAAGGCGGCGGTACGCGTGGCCAAGGAGGCGGAAGGGAAGTGA
- the murC gene encoding UDP-N-acetylmuramate--L-alanine ligase yields MYGKIERIHFVGIGGIGMSGIAEVLLNLGYKVSGSDLRSSDTTQRLETLGGEIFIGHAAENVAQADVVVISSAVHEDNPEVVEAHLKLIPVIPRAEMLAELMRMKYGVAVAGTHGKTTTTSMVATLLAKGGIDPTMVIGGRLNSLGTNARLGQGQFLVAEADESDGSFLLLSPTIAVVTNIDADHLDFYSGIEEIKDTFVEFINKVPFYGLAVLCLDNGNIADILPRVKKRFTSYGLSAQADFRATDVRLSGFSTSFVAHHKGVRLGEITFSMPGAHNVLNALASIAVAMELDIPFETIQEGFKAFGGVGRRFSLKGEVNGIMVVDDYGHHPTEIKATLAAAKAGFAENRLVVVFQPHRYSRTKELFEDFVKAFHDADVLILTDIYAAGEAPIEGITAESLAARVRRHGQKDVTWIPERDKLCEHLERVLAPGDILLTLGAGNVWQVGESMLERLKAAGEK; encoded by the coding sequence GTGTACGGAAAGATAGAGCGGATACATTTTGTCGGCATTGGCGGCATCGGTATGAGCGGGATTGCGGAGGTGCTGCTGAACCTTGGCTACAAGGTCTCGGGCTCCGACCTGCGCAGCTCGGATACCACGCAGCGCCTTGAAACCCTCGGGGGCGAGATCTTCATCGGCCACGCCGCCGAAAACGTGGCCCAGGCTGACGTAGTGGTCATCTCCAGCGCCGTGCACGAGGACAACCCCGAGGTGGTCGAGGCACACCTGAAGCTGATTCCGGTGATCCCGCGTGCGGAGATGCTCGCCGAACTGATGCGCATGAAGTATGGCGTGGCGGTGGCCGGCACCCACGGCAAGACCACTACCACTTCCATGGTGGCGACGCTCCTGGCCAAGGGGGGCATCGACCCGACCATGGTGATCGGCGGCAGGCTCAACTCGCTCGGGACCAACGCCCGCCTCGGGCAGGGGCAGTTCCTGGTGGCCGAGGCGGACGAGTCCGACGGCTCCTTCCTGCTCCTCTCTCCGACCATCGCCGTGGTGACCAACATCGACGCCGACCACCTCGACTTCTACAGCGGCATCGAGGAGATCAAGGACACCTTCGTCGAGTTCATCAACAAGGTGCCTTTCTACGGCCTGGCCGTACTCTGCCTGGATAACGGCAACATCGCCGACATCCTGCCGCGCGTGAAGAAGCGCTTCACCAGCTACGGCCTGTCGGCCCAGGCGGATTTCCGCGCCACCGACGTGCGCCTCTCCGGCTTCTCCACCAGCTTCGTGGCCCACCACAAGGGGGTCCGGCTGGGCGAGATCACCTTCTCCATGCCCGGGGCGCACAACGTACTCAACGCCCTGGCCTCCATTGCGGTGGCCATGGAGCTGGACATTCCGTTCGAGACCATCCAGGAAGGCTTCAAGGCCTTCGGCGGCGTCGGGCGCCGCTTCTCCCTGAAAGGGGAGGTGAACGGCATCATGGTGGTCGACGATTACGGTCACCACCCGACCGAGATCAAGGCGACCCTGGCCGCGGCCAAGGCCGGCTTCGCGGAGAACCGCCTGGTGGTCGTGTTCCAGCCGCACCGCTACTCGCGCACCAAGGAGCTCTTCGAGGATTTCGTCAAGGCGTTCCACGATGCCGACGTGCTGATCCTCACCGACATCTACGCGGCCGGCGAGGCCCCCATCGAGGGGATCACCGCCGAGTCGCTCGCGGCGCGGGTCAGAAGGCACGGCCAGAAGGACGTCACCTGGATCCCGGAGCGCGACAAGCTCTGCGAACACCTGGAGCGGGTGCTCGCCCCGGGCGACATCCTGCTCACCCTCGGCGCCGGCAACGTCTGGCAGGTGGGTGAGAGCATGCTGGAGCGTCTGAAGGCGGCGGGGGAGAAGTGA